In a genomic window of Rhodothermales bacterium:
- a CDS encoding MFS transporter has translation MNLLLTSRLSLMMFVQYFIWGAWAPTLGNYMGTIGMGESINWAYSLGPLTAIIAPFFLGMVADRFFDSEKVLGVLSLIAGVAMMAMPSYAGTALFLPLLFVHAICYFPALGLTATLAFHHMTNPEKEFPVVRVFGTIGWVVAGITIGKLLQADSTPLPLYIGGAAALFLGVYSFTLPLTPPPSAGQKTSWKQILGIDALRELKTRSFVVFLVAAMLIFIAFGTYFPYAPVYFKALHDNLNIPHFQNPSFEMSFGQASEIVFMLLIPFFFARLGVKWMLMLGMLAWVVRFTVFAGAALSGTFWLVMIGILIHGICYDFFFVTGQIYIDKKTSPEIRGQVQGLLVLLTQGVGFFLGTQISGAFVNTYGQGGTLALPDWRLFWGLFAGATLVFAIAFFLLFKEEPETERPKGAR, from the coding sequence ATGAATTTGCTCCTGACGTCGCGATTGAGTCTGATGATGTTCGTGCAGTACTTCATCTGGGGCGCCTGGGCGCCCACGCTGGGGAATTACATGGGTACAATTGGCATGGGGGAGTCGATCAACTGGGCGTATTCGCTGGGCCCCCTGACGGCGATCATCGCGCCGTTTTTTCTGGGCATGGTGGCGGATCGCTTTTTTGACTCCGAAAAGGTGCTCGGCGTGCTCAGCCTCATCGCTGGCGTGGCCATGATGGCGATGCCGAGTTACGCCGGCACGGCGCTTTTCCTGCCGCTACTGTTCGTCCATGCCATCTGTTACTTCCCTGCCCTGGGCCTCACGGCAACGCTCGCGTTTCATCACATGACGAATCCGGAGAAGGAGTTTCCGGTGGTGCGCGTGTTCGGGACCATTGGTTGGGTGGTAGCGGGGATCACGATCGGGAAGCTGCTTCAGGCGGATTCGACGCCGTTGCCGTTGTATATCGGTGGGGCGGCCGCCCTGTTTCTGGGGGTCTATAGCTTCACATTGCCGCTCACGCCGCCGCCCTCCGCCGGCCAGAAAACGAGCTGGAAGCAGATCCTTGGCATCGACGCCCTCCGCGAGCTGAAAACGCGCTCGTTCGTCGTCTTTCTCGTCGCCGCGATGCTGATCTTCATCGCCTTCGGCACCTACTTCCCGTATGCCCCGGTCTACTTCAAGGCGCTGCACGACAATCTGAACATCCCGCATTTCCAGAATCCGAGCTTCGAGATGTCCTTTGGTCAGGCGTCTGAAATCGTTTTTATGCTCCTCATTCCCTTCTTTTTTGCTCGCCTGGGGGTGAAGTGGATGCTGATGCTGGGCATGCTGGCCTGGGTGGTGCGTTTTACGGTGTTCGCCGGCGCCGCACTCAGCGGCACGTTCTGGCTGGTGATGATCGGCATCCTGATCCATGGGATCTGCTACGACTTTTTCTTTGTGACCGGGCAGATCTACATCGACAAAAAAACGTCGCCCGAAATCCGCGGCCAGGTGCAGGGTCTTCTGGTACTGCTGACCCAGGGCGTTGGGTTTTTTCTGGGCACACAGATCTCCGGGGCGTTTGTCAACACGTACGGGCAGGGGGGGACCCTCGCGTTGCCCGACTGGCGCCTGTTCTGGGGACTCTTCGCCGGCGCGACACTCGTGTTCGCCATCGCGTTTTTCCTCCTGTTTAAAGAGGAGCCAGAAACGGAACGGCCAAAAGGGGCTCGATAA
- a CDS encoding gamma carbonic anhydrase family protein has translation MLHPFKGIVPTVDRTVFLAPSADVIGDVVLGPYCSVWFNATIRGDVNRIRIGSETNIQDNAVVHVTGVTGPATIGNRVTIGHGAIVHGCTVEDRVLIGMGSIILDQAVIGTGSIVGAGALVTSRTVVPPGSLVYGNPARVIRPLTEDERASIEVFADKYRQNIIAYQGG, from the coding sequence ATGCTCCATCCCTTTAAAGGAATTGTTCCGACGGTCGACCGCACCGTTTTCCTGGCTCCTTCCGCCGATGTCATTGGCGATGTCGTGCTCGGGCCATACTGCAGCGTCTGGTTCAATGCCACGATCCGGGGCGATGTGAACCGGATTCGGATAGGCTCCGAAACCAACATCCAGGACAATGCCGTGGTGCATGTAACCGGCGTTACGGGACCAGCGACGATCGGCAATCGGGTTACCATTGGTCATGGCGCCATCGTTCACGGCTGCACGGTGGAGGACCGGGTGTTGATCGGCATGGGGTCGATCATTCTGGATCAGGCGGTGATCGGGACGGGCAGCATCGTAGGCGCCGGCGCGCTGGTGACGAGCCGGACTGTCGTCCCGCCGGGATCACTCGTTTACGGCAACCCCGCTCGCGTCATCCGCCCGCTGACGGAAGACGAGCGCGCCTCGATCGAGGTTTTCGCTGACAAGTATAGGCAGAACATCATCGCCTACCAGGGGGGATGA
- a CDS encoding cytochrome c, with the protein MKPLAIVTTTAAVILLAAFSVSDTPLSGAPAAPETIQVDGQEIYLTRCTSCHQMSGEGVPGVFPPLKESEFVGGDKGRLIRVILNGLSGEVVVNGVTYSGMMPPWGSFLDDQQVADVLTYVRTNFGNAADAVTPAEVAAVRSHVKDRKETWTIDELEAEGNHGVPGGD; encoded by the coding sequence ATGAAGCCATTGGCGATTGTAACCACCACCGCCGCCGTCATTCTTCTGGCCGCATTCAGCGTCTCCGATACACCATTGTCTGGAGCGCCTGCTGCGCCGGAGACGATTCAGGTGGATGGACAGGAAATCTATCTCACCCGCTGCACTTCCTGCCACCAGATGAGCGGAGAGGGAGTGCCGGGCGTATTCCCTCCGTTGAAGGAGTCCGAATTCGTCGGGGGCGACAAGGGCCGGCTCATCCGTGTCATCCTGAACGGTCTCAGCGGCGAGGTGGTTGTGAACGGTGTCACGTATAGTGGCATGATGCCGCCGTGGGGGTCGTTCCTGGACGATCAGCAGGTTGCCGATGTGTTGACGTACGTCCGCACCAATTTCGGCAACGCGGCGGATGCCGTGACGCCGGCTGAAGTGGCCGCCGTTCGGAGCCATGTGAAGGATCGGAAAGAGACCTGGACGATCGATGAGCTCGAAGCGGAAGGCAATCACGGCGTCCCGGGTGGCGACTGA
- the nagB gene encoding glucosamine-6-phosphate deaminase, which translates to MALARNVQLPSTREAGAQLERVPVRIFEGSDELAEEVARYIGHLMRTRQEAGKQLVLGLPTGSTPIGVYQALIRAHRQEGLDFSHVVTFNLDEYYPITPDQLQSYHRFMAENFFNHVNIPAEQIHIPKGDIPRSEIEAFGYTYERAIEEAGGIDLLLLGIGRSGHIGFNEPGSGITTRTRLITIDEITKKDAASDFFGDEFVPREALTMGVGTILAAREIILMATGEHKAGIIRKAVEEPTNSNITASYLQEHDRVSIYLDEPASGELTRVKTPWLVRDVEWTPLLTKRAVIWLSERVGKAILRLESADFFQNNLHSLVYAHKNVDTLCRSVFEDLRRRIVYQDYLFRHKRVICFSPHPDDDVISMGGMLDKVVANENDVTVAYMTNGSVAVFDADVRRYLRFLDMSLDVFQFDARTRKQFGEKTSRILDFLERKGSGEIDLEEVQRIKAYIRYAEAIAGIEVLGLKSSQARFLDMPFYRTGTVRKAPVGEADVTVVLNLLREIQPHHIFVAGDLSDPHGTHRMCYVAIREALRRYRIERGIADPDQLALTPEAIAQAPPDDHCPLVWLYRGAWQEWEIHKVDVFIPMSKADLDRKIEAVFKHESQKDRAMFPGAYDTREFWERARDRNRATAEALNRLGLPEFYVSEAFVTAYGM; encoded by the coding sequence GTGGCCCTTGCCCGAAACGTACAACTTCCCAGCACGCGCGAAGCCGGCGCACAGCTGGAACGCGTTCCCGTCCGCATTTTTGAAGGCTCGGACGAACTCGCGGAAGAAGTCGCCCGCTACATCGGCCATTTGATGCGCACCCGGCAAGAAGCCGGCAAACAACTCGTACTGGGCCTACCCACAGGGTCCACACCGATCGGCGTATATCAGGCCTTGATCCGCGCTCATCGCCAGGAGGGGCTTGATTTCAGCCATGTCGTCACGTTTAACCTGGACGAATATTACCCCATCACTCCGGACCAGCTGCAGAGCTACCACCGGTTCATGGCGGAGAACTTCTTCAACCACGTCAATATTCCCGCGGAGCAGATCCACATCCCGAAGGGCGACATTCCTCGTTCGGAAATCGAGGCCTTTGGGTATACGTACGAACGGGCAATCGAGGAAGCCGGCGGGATCGATCTGCTCCTGCTCGGCATTGGCCGCAGCGGCCATATCGGGTTCAACGAGCCAGGCTCCGGCATCACGACCCGCACCCGGCTGATCACGATCGACGAGATCACCAAGAAGGACGCGGCCAGCGATTTCTTCGGCGACGAATTTGTACCCCGCGAAGCGCTTACAATGGGCGTAGGCACCATCCTGGCCGCCCGGGAGATCATCCTGATGGCCACCGGAGAACACAAAGCCGGCATCATACGCAAGGCCGTCGAGGAGCCCACCAACTCGAACATAACAGCATCGTACCTGCAGGAGCATGACCGGGTGTCGATCTACCTGGACGAACCTGCTTCCGGAGAACTGACCCGCGTAAAAACGCCGTGGCTGGTCCGCGACGTGGAATGGACGCCACTGCTGACGAAACGCGCCGTCATCTGGCTCTCCGAACGCGTCGGGAAGGCCATCCTCCGCCTCGAGTCGGCCGATTTCTTCCAGAACAACCTCCATAGCCTCGTCTACGCCCACAAAAACGTGGATACCCTGTGTCGGAGCGTGTTCGAAGACCTGCGCCGGCGCATCGTGTATCAGGACTATCTCTTCCGTCATAAACGGGTCATCTGCTTTAGCCCCCATCCCGACGACGACGTGATCTCGATGGGTGGCATGCTGGACAAGGTCGTGGCGAATGAAAACGACGTGACGGTTGCCTACATGACCAACGGCTCCGTCGCGGTCTTCGACGCCGACGTGCGCCGCTACCTCCGCTTCCTGGACATGAGTCTGGATGTGTTTCAGTTCGACGCCCGAACACGCAAGCAATTCGGGGAAAAGACGTCCCGCATTCTGGATTTCCTCGAGCGGAAAGGGTCAGGAGAGATCGACCTGGAAGAGGTGCAGCGGATCAAGGCGTACATCCGGTACGCCGAGGCGATCGCCGGCATCGAAGTCCTCGGCTTAAAATCTTCCCAGGCACGCTTTCTTGATATGCCGTTTTACAGGACCGGCACCGTACGCAAAGCGCCCGTGGGCGAGGCAGATGTCACGGTCGTGCTCAATCTCCTCCGCGAGATCCAGCCACACCATATTTTTGTCGCCGGCGACCTCTCCGACCCCCACGGCACCCATCGGATGTGTTACGTCGCCATCCGGGAGGCACTTCGCCGGTACCGCATCGAACGAGGCATCGCCGATCCAGACCAGCTTGCACTAACCCCCGAAGCCATCGCCCAGGCCCCGCCGGACGATCACTGCCCGCTCGTCTGGTTGTACCGCGGCGCATGGCAGGAATGGGAAATCCATAAGGTGGATGTGTTTATCCCGATGTCGAAGGCAGACCTCGACCGGAAGATCGAGGCCGTCTTTAAACACGAGAGCCAGAAGGACCGCGCCATGTTTCCCGGAGCCTACGACACCCGCGAATTCTGGGAACGCGCGCGCGACCGCAACCGTGCCACCGCCGAAGCCCTTAACCGCCTCGGGCTCCCGGAATTTTATGTTTCCGAGGCCTTCGTGACGGCGTATGGGATGTAA
- a CDS encoding PQQ-dependent sugar dehydrogenase, translated as MSYPLRFLILPILLLTSLHCVSAQEVLEPAFPNLSFRRPVDLQSPPDGTNRLFVVEQPGSIRVFANEAGVQGATEFLDIEARVNDRGNEEGLLGLAFHPEYSENGQFYVYYTADNPRRTVVAGYRADPSDPNRALGDSESVILEVNQPFSNHNGGQIVFGPDGYLYIGLGDGGSANDPMGNGQNRQSLLGAILRIDVDAPAGGLAYGIPTDNPFAGNAEGFREEIFAYGLRNPWRFSFDSETGFLWAADVGQNSFEEVDIIEKGGNYGWNIREGSHCFSPPSGCPQDGLIDPVSEYGRGDGGSITGGYVYRGDAIPGLFGKYIFADFSSGRIWALTLDGKRVTDRVELLNSNLNISAFGVDGAMNLYLCAFDGSIYRLRLPE; from the coding sequence ATGTCGTATCCGCTCCGCTTCCTCATCTTGCCCATTCTCCTGCTTACATCGCTCCACTGCGTGTCCGCGCAGGAGGTGCTGGAACCGGCGTTTCCGAACCTCTCGTTTCGTCGGCCGGTCGATCTCCAGTCGCCGCCGGACGGCACGAATCGACTGTTTGTCGTGGAGCAACCCGGCAGCATTCGAGTATTCGCCAACGAGGCCGGCGTCCAGGGGGCGACCGAGTTTCTGGACATTGAAGCCCGCGTGAACGACCGTGGCAATGAGGAGGGCCTGCTCGGCCTCGCGTTTCACCCCGAATACAGCGAGAACGGCCAATTTTACGTCTACTATACCGCCGACAATCCCCGGCGCACCGTCGTCGCTGGATACAGGGCCGACCCCTCCGACCCGAACCGCGCGCTCGGCGACAGCGAGTCGGTCATCCTGGAGGTCAATCAACCCTTCAGCAATCACAACGGAGGGCAGATCGTTTTTGGGCCAGACGGCTACCTGTACATCGGCCTCGGGGACGGCGGCTCGGCGAACGATCCGATGGGGAATGGCCAGAACCGCCAGAGCCTGCTTGGCGCCATCCTCCGGATCGATGTGGATGCCCCGGCCGGTGGATTGGCCTATGGCATCCCGACGGACAACCCGTTCGCCGGCAATGCCGAAGGGTTCCGCGAGGAGATCTTCGCTTACGGCCTCCGCAACCCGTGGCGATTCAGCTTCGACAGCGAGACAGGATTCCTGTGGGCCGCGGATGTCGGGCAGAATAGTTTTGAGGAGGTTGATATCATCGAAAAAGGGGGCAATTACGGGTGGAATATCCGCGAAGGGTCGCATTGCTTCTCTCCGCCTTCCGGTTGCCCACAAGACGGCCTGATTGACCCCGTCTCCGAATACGGCCGAGGCGACGGGGGCTCGATCACCGGCGGCTACGTCTACCGGGGGGACGCCATTCCAGGCCTTTTCGGTAAGTATATCTTTGCCGATTTTAGTTCGGGGCGTATCTGGGCGCTGACCCTGGATGGAAAACGTGTCACAGATCGGGTAGAATTGCTGAATTCGAACCTGAATATCTCGGCTTTTGGTGTCGACGGCGCCATGAACCTGTATCTTTGCGCCTTCGATGGGTCCATTTACCGGCTGCGTCTCCCCGAATAG